ACGTCAAGACGAGGCGCTTATTATTTATGTTGCACAGTCTACGGCACTAGATCAATATGTGGTAGATCATCCACTCTTTTTACTAGGGAGCGACCCCGAGGAGGCACGGATATACCCTGAAAATATGTTGATTTTAATGGATCATCTTAAATGTGCGGCGTTTGAGTTACCTTTTACAACAAGCGATACGTACGGAGAATATGACATACAAGAACTGCTCGACTATTTAGCAGAAGAAGGTGTTATTTTTAAAACGAGTGAAAAATGGCATTGGATGAGTGATCGGTTTCCTGCACATGATATAAGCCTCCGTTCAGCATCACAAGAAAATGTTGTAATTATTGATATGACAGTACCTGCTCGTACGAAAGTCATTGGGGAAATGGATCGCCATAGTGCTATGACATTATTACATGAAGAAGCAATCTATTTGCATCAGGGCATTCAATATCAAGTAGAAAAACTTGATTGGGAAGAAAAAAAAGCTTTTGTGCGAGAAGTAGATGTTGATTATTACACAGACGCGAATTTAGCAGTTGAGATGAAAGTACTTGAAGAAGATCGAAGTCGCAACTATCAAGGTGGGACTATTAGCTTTGGCGATGTAGGATTAGTCGCACAAGCTACCATCTTTAAGAAAATTCGCTTTGGTACACATGATAATATTGGCTCTGGCCCGATTCATCTACCACCTGATGAAATGCATACCAGTTCTTCTTGGCTCTCGTTTTCGTCGCCGCAAAAGTGGACTGAAGAAGAGCTGACAGATGCAATGATGGGTGTAGCCTATGCGATGAATGCCTTTATACCATTATTTATTCAATGCGATAGTAGTGATGTCGCGGTTGTGCCCCAAGTAAAAGCAACGCACAATGACCAACCAACGTTTTTTGTTTACGATAAATATCCAGGTGGAATTGGTTTAAGTGAAAAAGTGTATGATTTATGGGAGGATTTAGTGACAAAGGTACAGCATCATATTACAGCATGCCCTTGTAAATCCGGTTGCCCATCCTGTATCGGTCCGCAAGAATCTATCATTAATTCAAAAAGTAAAGTTATCAAACTGCTTCAATTGCTAAACGGAAATTATTAGTTTATAAAATAGCACATGCTACAAAGAGGAATGAAATTCTTTGTAGCGTGTTTTTTTATGCTGTTAATAAATGCTAGCATCATAATTTGTGTAGTTTTACAATTTTAACAATAATAAAAAAAATCAAAAAAATTGAGCGCGAATCTGAAAAAAATATTTTCTATTAGGCCATAAATCAGTATTATTAAAAAGTAGAAAAAAGATAAATATTTAACTGGCAATTTTAGGTTAAAGAGTGGGGGACACGGATGAACAATCAAAAGCAATTTCGGCTATCGGTTGTATTACTTGTAGTAGTTACAATAAGTATAGTTCTATTTTTTGGGGGAAGTGCTAAAGCAGCTACTTCTGATGTTTTGGATCAAGAGCAGACGAGTTATTCTGGTAATGTTTGGGTTAATTCTGATTATCCACGCTATCAAACATTTACGCCTTTCTATTCTGGGCAACTAAGCAAGATTGATATATGCATATTTGATAGCATGAGTTCTCCTGGGGCATTAAAAGTAAGTATTTATAAGGAAGGGGATTTATCGACACCCCTTGGCTCTGCACAATTAGCATCATTCGGCTCGGGTTGGACATCGGTTGATTTTTCAAGCATATTACCATATTTGACGAGGGAAACGATGTATCGAATGGTTGTTTCTACTGAAAACGGTGGCAGTGCTGGTTTTGGGTGGTTTACAAGTCACAATGATGCGTATTTAAGAGGGTACGCCCCAGCAATTGGAATAGATTTCACTTTCAAAACGTATATGATTCCTGATTACGCACTATCCCCAACAGAGAGTCAAGTGACAATCAATAATACTAGCCTTGTAGCGGATGGGACAAGCCAGACGACTGTCACTATCCAGTTAAAAGATGCACAAGGAAATAATATTACTACTGGTGGAGAGGCTGTAACGATTGCGTCATCATTAGGAACGGTTAGTGCTGTGACAGATCATAACAATGGTACCTATACGGCAACTCTAACTGCTCCAACGACAATCGGTACTGGTAGCATCAGTGCAAGTGTCGGTGGTAGCGCGATACCAACAACGGCTAGCGTGCAATTTGTCTCAGGTCCACCATCATTAGCAAAGAGCACCGTTACTGTTAATGATAATTCGCTGCTCGCGGACGGAATAAGCCAGACGACTGTAACCGTGAAGTTGAAAGATGCGCAAGGAAATGATGTTACAACTGGTGGAGCGACAGTAAGTATATTGTCAACACTAGGGACAATTGGTACTGTCACAAATCATAACAATGGTACCTATACAGCGACTCTAACTGCTCCTAGTACTGCTGGTACGAGTACAATCAGTGCAACTGTTAATGGCAATGCCATTGCTGCCACGACTAGTGTACAATTCACTCCAAAACCTGCACAAACAGTGGACGCTACGGTGGCATCCAATACGCCAACAGTAGGTTCCGATAATATGATTACGTTATCTGTAAAAAATGCATTAGGAGATATAGATACAACATTTAATGGCATAAAAAATGTTACTATTTTTGGCTACAATCAAGCACCAAATGGTTCAATTGGTCACTTAAATGGACAACCATTGACTTCATCAAGTCAATTAGTCGCTTTAGGCTTCACGAACGGAGTAGCTACAGTGAGTTTGAAATTGAATGCAGCAACGACACAGTCAATCGGATTTATAGTGTTAGGTGTAAGCACAGCTACTACGAATTCGTTAACGATTACGCCAGTTGCGGGAAGTGCAGCTAGCATGAAGGTAACGACAGATCTTAAAGCTCCCACAATAAATGGAGGGATATTTAGTCAACAACCTGTAGTGACGCTTTATGATGCTTATGAAAATATAAGTGTCAACGATTATACAAAAGTTATAACCGTGGCGAAAAAAGACGCAGGCGCATGGATGTTAACGGGGACGCTAACAGCGAAAGCAAATGCGGGAATCGTCAGCTTTTCCGATTTAGGGTCAGTGAATGCAGCGAATGTTTCTGGCGCACAGTTATCATTTGACGCAACAGGACTAGGTCAAATAACAAGTTCAGCCGTTACATTATTGCCAAAACCATTTACGGTCAGCTTTGATGTCAATGGTGGAAGTCCAGTAATAGACTTAACCATTTCTTATGGCGACAAAATCATTGCACCAACAGCGCCAACGAAAGCAGGTTATACATTTGCTGGCTGGTACAAGGATGCACCGTTGACTACGGAGTGGGATTTTGCGACCGAAACAGTGACAGAGAATACAACGTTGTATGGGAAATGGGACGCAAATAGTTATACGCTGACATTTAACACAAATGGCGGCACTGCGGTAGCCCCAATCCCTACAACATATGGCGAAAAAGCAACCGCCCCAACAGCGCCAACGAAAACAGGTTATACATTTGCTGGCTGGTACAAGGATGCACCGTTGACTACCGAGTGGGATTTTGCGACCGAAACAGTGACAGAGGATACAACGTTGTATGGGAAATGGGACGCAAATAGTTATACGCTGACATTTAACACAAATGGCGGCACTGCGGTAGCCCCAATCCCTACAACATATGGCGAAAAAGCAACCGCCCCAACAGCGCCAACGAAAACAGGTTATACATTTGTTGGCTGGTACAAGGATGCAACGATGACTTCTAAGTGGGATTTTGCGACCGAAACAGTGACAGAGGATACAACACTGTATGGGAAATGGGAAGCAAAAAGCTATACGGTGACATTTAACACAAATGGTGGTACTGCGGTAGCCCCAATCCCTACAACATATGGCGAAAAAGCAACAGTCCCAACAGCGCCAACGAAAACAGGTTATACGTTTTCGGGCTGGTATAAGAGCGATACTTTGACAACACAATGGGACTTCCTGATAGATGTGGTGACAAAAGATACAACGCTCTATGCAAAATGGTTTGTAAATAGTTCATCTGGTAGCGATGGTCAATCTTCGATACCAACAACGCCGTCTGTACCAGAGAATCCAGAAACGCCATCAAAGGAACCAAGTAATCCTGTGGAAACGCCACAAACTGAGCCATCAAAACCAGAGATCGAGCAAGAAATTATTTTCTCTGATGTTCCGAAAACGCATTGGGCATGGGAGATGATTCAGGACATGACGAGAAAAGGAATTATTACTGGCTATCCAGATAAAACATTTCGTCCGAATGATTACATTAAACGTCAGCATATTGCCGTTATGTTTGCACGTGCTTTTGAGCTAGAACCAATACGTGAGACGGTACCATTTAAGGATGTTTTGCCGAGTCATCCATATTATGAAGCTATTACGAAATTGTATCAGGCAGGGATTGTCGATGGTTCAAATGGAGAATTTCATCCAGATGCCTTTCTGACTCGTGCCCAAATGGCTAAAGTACTTGTAGAAGCGTTACAGCTAACACCAGATGGTACAAGTCATTTTAAAGACGTGTCACCGACACATTGGAGTTACAACTATATAGCGACCTTACAACAAGAAGGAATTGCATTAGGGGATGATGGCTACTTTAAACCAAATGATCCTATGACACGGGCACAATTTGTTGCATTGATGTCCCGTGCGATGAATCGCTAACAGAAGAAGCACATCTTCTCTCTTTTTACATAAGTGAGAAGATGTGCTTTACTAATGATTAAGATTGAATATGATAGTGTTAGAGGATCTAATTATTGAGGGAAGTAGTGGCTTAAAAGCGTTTTTGGTTGGAATAATTGTTAAACAATTGAAACAGTGCTTTGTCATTATGAAACTACCTAGAATAGAGGCTTGTATAAAAATTAATGTATGGACGCTTTTATAAATGAAGATATTCATATGCCAACAATCGTTGCATAACAATTCATTATGGTACGTATGATAACATTGGCTTTCTTCACCATATCTAAAATGTAATGTGATTATCGTACACCATTTTTGACTAACGGCTTGAGGCAATGATCGGTTCAGTATTGTGCGATGCGCCTTTATGTTGTTTAGATTTGGTATGATAGTATGTAGCATAAGAGATTCTAGGTAATCTATAAGGTTATACAGTTGATATATTTTAATAAGTTTCCTTAGGCAACAGGCTTTCCACCTTAATTGATAGCAGGGAATGGATGGCTTGCTAACAAGTATTGAAAAATTTTACAGTCAGAAAATGAGTGAAGTCGATGTCTTACGAAAATAAAATACTACAGATGAAAAAAATGCTTGGAAAAAAGGTGCAAAAACCAGTCGCTAATGAGCAATCAACGTATCAAAAGCCGGTTATACCAAACTATGTGAATCAGTGGGAGAAAGCTGGTCTTACGCGTATCGATAATGAGTTTGGTATTGTTTTTAAGCGACAAGTACATTATCCTTTCCATTATCAGCACGGTCATTATCCATTACAGTCATTTTTTGACGCGCTAATTAAATGGCAATCCGCTGATTTTGATCATCCTTATGCATTAGATGTGGATGAAAATGTCCTGTTTTTTGATACAGAAACGACAGGATTAAAGGGTGTTGGAACACAAATTTTTCTTCTTGGTTTTTTAGAAGTGACCAAACACGATTTTGTATTAACACAATATGTCTTAGCTGATCCAGCACATGAAGCAGCCTTGCTGTTTGAGTCAAGGCTTTGGCAAAAAACAGCGACAATTATTACGTATAATGGCAAAAGCTTTGACTGGCCACAGTTAGAAACACGTTGGACACTCAACCAAAAAGTTTTACCTAAACTTCGTACCCAGCGCCAAATCGATTTATTGCATAGCTCGAAGCGATTATGGAAAAATGATATGGAGCGGTTGAAACTAAAATCAGTAGAAGAAGAAAAGCTTGGTTTCTCACGCGTTGGGGATATCCCAGGCCACTTAGCGCCAATTATTTACTTAGATGCTGTGAAAAGTGGTGTGCCAGATGCACTTATGAAGGTACTTGTTCATAACGAGTGGGATTTGTTGTCGCTCATTACCTTGTATGTTCATTCCACTTACTTATTATTTGAACAATCGAGTGATGAATCAGCCAATACCTACACGAATATCGGGAAATGGTATGCTGATTTAAAGAAACGTCCACAAAGTGTTAACGTTTTAGAAAAGGTAACAGCTCAATTTGATGCGCGTGAAGCGGGAAATGCCCAATTTTATCTTGCCATGCAACTTAAAAAAAATAAGCAGTATAGCGAAGCAGTTGATGCCTTCGTTGCTTCACTCCATTTTATAGAGCCACGAAAAAAGTTGCAGGCACTAGAACAACTAGCCATAATCTATGAGCATCACTTAAAAGATATGAAACAGGCCCTTGTTTATACATTAGAAGGCATACAACTGATTACTTCGACTGAGGATTGGCGAATGGAACAAAAACAAAAATGGGAAATTTCTTGGGAAAAGAGATTGCACAGATTAGGAAATAAGCAATAATTTCCCGGGGAAGCGCAAGAAACGACAAGTTTAGCCTTACAATTAATGTTTTCAGACGATATAATGTTATGAAATATGCTATAATGAATTCGTGTATGTAGTGCGAGGAAGGGCGATGTGTATGGACATTAAATTAACTTCAAAAATGATTCTTGAAAAGGAATTTAAGAAAAATTTTAAAGGCTATAATGTAGAAGAGGTCGATTCTTTTCTTGATGAAATTATTCAAGATTATGAATCGTTTGAAAAAGTAGTTGCTCAATTAAGAGAAGAGAATAGACAACTAAAAGAAGAAATCGAGAATATACCAAAGAGACAACCACAACCAGCCGCATCCGCAGCGGGTACAACCAACTTTGATATTCTAAAACGTCTTTCAAATTTAGAAAAACATGTATTTGGTAGTAAACTTTACGAATAATTTTTATCATTTACATTGTATTTATCATAAAAGTCTAGTATAATCTTCGTATCATCATGAAATTCGAGTAATCGCTGCGGCGCTAGACGTCGTAGAGGAA
This DNA window, taken from Lysinibacillus sp. FSL M8-0337, encodes the following:
- a CDS encoding InlB B-repeat-containing protein; this encodes MNNQKQFRLSVVLLVVVTISIVLFFGGSAKAATSDVLDQEQTSYSGNVWVNSDYPRYQTFTPFYSGQLSKIDICIFDSMSSPGALKVSIYKEGDLSTPLGSAQLASFGSGWTSVDFSSILPYLTRETMYRMVVSTENGGSAGFGWFTSHNDAYLRGYAPAIGIDFTFKTYMIPDYALSPTESQVTINNTSLVADGTSQTTVTIQLKDAQGNNITTGGEAVTIASSLGTVSAVTDHNNGTYTATLTAPTTIGTGSISASVGGSAIPTTASVQFVSGPPSLAKSTVTVNDNSLLADGISQTTVTVKLKDAQGNDVTTGGATVSILSTLGTIGTVTNHNNGTYTATLTAPSTAGTSTISATVNGNAIAATTSVQFTPKPAQTVDATVASNTPTVGSDNMITLSVKNALGDIDTTFNGIKNVTIFGYNQAPNGSIGHLNGQPLTSSSQLVALGFTNGVATVSLKLNAATTQSIGFIVLGVSTATTNSLTITPVAGSAASMKVTTDLKAPTINGGIFSQQPVVTLYDAYENISVNDYTKVITVAKKDAGAWMLTGTLTAKANAGIVSFSDLGSVNAANVSGAQLSFDATGLGQITSSAVTLLPKPFTVSFDVNGGSPVIDLTISYGDKIIAPTAPTKAGYTFAGWYKDAPLTTEWDFATETVTENTTLYGKWDANSYTLTFNTNGGTAVAPIPTTYGEKATAPTAPTKTGYTFAGWYKDAPLTTEWDFATETVTEDTTLYGKWDANSYTLTFNTNGGTAVAPIPTTYGEKATAPTAPTKTGYTFVGWYKDATMTSKWDFATETVTEDTTLYGKWEAKSYTVTFNTNGGTAVAPIPTTYGEKATVPTAPTKTGYTFSGWYKSDTLTTQWDFLIDVVTKDTTLYAKWFVNSSSGSDGQSSIPTTPSVPENPETPSKEPSNPVETPQTEPSKPEIEQEIIFSDVPKTHWAWEMIQDMTRKGIITGYPDKTFRPNDYIKRQHIAVMFARAFELEPIRETVPFKDVLPSHPYYEAITKLYQAGIVDGSNGEFHPDAFLTRAQMAKVLVEALQLTPDGTSHFKDVSPTHWSYNYIATLQQEGIALGDDGYFKPNDPMTRAQFVALMSRAMNR
- a CDS encoding ribonuclease H-like domain-containing protein, giving the protein MSYENKILQMKKMLGKKVQKPVANEQSTYQKPVIPNYVNQWEKAGLTRIDNEFGIVFKRQVHYPFHYQHGHYPLQSFFDALIKWQSADFDHPYALDVDENVLFFDTETTGLKGVGTQIFLLGFLEVTKHDFVLTQYVLADPAHEAALLFESRLWQKTATIITYNGKSFDWPQLETRWTLNQKVLPKLRTQRQIDLLHSSKRLWKNDMERLKLKSVEEEKLGFSRVGDIPGHLAPIIYLDAVKSGVPDALMKVLVHNEWDLLSLITLYVHSTYLLFEQSSDESANTYTNIGKWYADLKKRPQSVNVLEKVTAQFDAREAGNAQFYLAMQLKKNKQYSEAVDAFVASLHFIEPRKKLQALEQLAIIYEHHLKDMKQALVYTLEGIQLITSTEDWRMEQKQKWEISWEKRLHRLGNKQ
- the gpsB gene encoding cell division regulator GpsB; translated protein: MDIKLTSKMILEKEFKKNFKGYNVEEVDSFLDEIIQDYESFEKVVAQLREENRQLKEEIENIPKRQPQPAASAAGTTNFDILKRLSNLEKHVFGSKLYE